A portion of the Thermosediminibacter oceani DSM 16646 genome contains these proteins:
- a CDS encoding anti-sigma factor C-terminal domain-containing protein — MLLTGLSGNRPVYNGTYTIKYEIIPITPGISGHSERGQLIRVEAEDQYNYYNRVGNREMKFYHPYIEYKTYENDLALLEEIGEDKYLEMALSFDRDYSLEEVQAMLPAEVKPVWYWVNTYNNEDLNRKKNGETIFFANEVYGMKGANSDGTTIKDPRNSFISAINSGLKRKSRYQLQFRRLHERLSNDKGEITKDNIRVIGVVVTGDTASMKLLRGKSYIKASSLGIVVDKF, encoded by the coding sequence ATGTTACTCACAGGATTGTCGGGCAACAGGCCGGTATATAATGGAACCTACACGATCAAATATGAAATTATTCCGATTACCCCGGGCATTAGCGGTCATTCAGAGCGAGGTCAATTGATCCGGGTTGAAGCTGAAGACCAGTATAATTATTATAACAGAGTCGGTAATAGAGAAATGAAATTTTATCATCCCTATATCGAATATAAAACCTATGAAAACGACCTTGCCCTGCTGGAGGAGATTGGAGAAGATAAATACCTAGAAATGGCCCTTTCCTTTGACCGGGATTACAGCCTCGAAGAAGTACAGGCAATGCTCCCTGCTGAAGTGAAACCTGTTTGGTACTGGGTGAATACTTATAATAATGAAGATTTGAACAGGAAAAAAAACGGTGAGACAATTTTTTTTGCCAATGAGGTCTACGGAATGAAAGGGGCTAATTCCGACGGAACAACGATAAAAGACCCCCGCAACTCTTTTATCAGTGCCATTAATTCCGGTCTAAAACGAAAAAGCCGTTATCAGCTGCAATTCCGGAGGCTCCACGAAAGGTTGAGCAATGATAAAGGAGAAATTACAAAAGATAATATTAGAGTTATAGGGGTGGTGGTTACGGGGGATACTGCTTCGATGAAACTATTAAGGGGCAAAAGTTATATTAAAGCATCATCTTTGGGAATAGTAGTAGACAAATTTTAG
- a CDS encoding Fur family transcriptional regulator: MELENLLKQKGLKITDQRKAIVKVLKECGCMLSAREIFDKVKKIIPGVNFSTIYRNLDLMSQKGILCGLMVDTGVSLYGLRSEEGHHHHFVCKGCGRSLAIDYCPMGLLEKELAKKGFSHTEHQFVVYGFCGSCGTSGGVKAKSY, translated from the coding sequence ATGGAACTGGAAAATCTGCTGAAACAGAAGGGGCTCAAAATTACGGACCAGAGAAAGGCCATAGTGAAGGTGCTGAAAGAATGCGGCTGCATGCTGAGCGCCAGGGAGATATTCGACAAAGTAAAAAAGATAATTCCCGGTGTAAACTTTTCCACCATATATAGAAACCTGGACCTCATGAGCCAAAAAGGCATCCTGTGCGGCCTGATGGTCGATACCGGGGTGTCATTATACGGCCTGCGCTCGGAGGAAGGCCATCACCACCACTTCGTCTGCAAGGGGTGCGGCAGGTCACTGGCGATAGATTACTGTCCGATGGGCTTGCTGGAAAAGGAGCTTGCAAAAAAGGGCTTTTCCCACACGGAGCACCAGTTTGTGGTCTACGGCTTCTGCGGCAGCTGCGGAACTTCCGGTGGCGTGAAGGCAAAAAGCTATTAA
- a CDS encoding mannitol-1-phosphate 5-dehydrogenase, translating to MKKAVHFGAGNIGRGFIGFLLSRAGYRVVFVDINAELIETLNEKGFYRVMEKGEDEKVYRVEGVTGILSTEEQKVAEAVAHAHIVTTAVGPGVLGSIAPLIAAGISRRLQHSPEPLNVIACENMVGASTFLKEKVMEHLSPSEREKLEKTVGFPDAAVDRIVPPQSGTDPLGVAVEPYFEWVVDIGGFKGAVPEIPGMKAVENLQAYVERKIYTLNTGHAVAAYLGYEKGCTTIREALQNPQILEAVKGAMAESGVYLRACFGFSEEEHEVYIEKTLQRFLNPALEDPVVRVGRNPVRKLGPKDRLVYPSVRALELGVKPVNLARGIAAALKFDYEEDQEARKLQQMLREQGIDVVLNKVCGIPDESPLRDIIKATL from the coding sequence ATGAAAAAAGCAGTCCATTTCGGTGCGGGCAACATAGGCCGGGGCTTTATAGGGTTTTTGCTTTCCCGGGCCGGATACCGCGTGGTGTTCGTTGATATTAACGCCGAACTCATTGAAACGCTCAATGAAAAGGGATTTTACCGGGTGATGGAAAAGGGCGAGGATGAAAAGGTTTATAGGGTAGAAGGAGTAACCGGAATCCTTTCGACGGAGGAACAAAAGGTGGCCGAGGCGGTGGCCCATGCACATATAGTAACCACCGCCGTCGGGCCAGGCGTCCTGGGTTCCATTGCCCCCCTCATAGCCGCCGGTATTTCCCGGAGGCTTCAGCATTCTCCCGAGCCGCTCAACGTGATTGCCTGCGAAAATATGGTGGGAGCATCCACGTTCCTGAAGGAAAAGGTCATGGAACATCTTTCCCCCAGCGAGAGGGAAAAGTTAGAGAAGACGGTGGGTTTTCCCGACGCCGCCGTGGACAGGATCGTGCCACCGCAGAGCGGGACAGACCCCCTCGGCGTAGCTGTGGAGCCCTATTTCGAATGGGTTGTGGATATCGGAGGGTTTAAGGGCGCGGTACCAGAAATTCCGGGCATGAAGGCGGTGGAAAATCTCCAGGCCTATGTGGAGAGAAAAATCTACACCCTGAATACCGGCCACGCCGTTGCAGCTTACCTGGGCTACGAAAAAGGCTGCACCACAATCCGCGAGGCTCTCCAGAATCCCCAGATACTGGAAGCGGTTAAAGGGGCCATGGCCGAGTCGGGCGTTTACCTCAGGGCGTGTTTCGGTTTTAGCGAAGAAGAACACGAAGTGTATATAGAAAAGACGCTGCAGCGCTTTTTAAATCCGGCGCTGGAAGACCCGGTGGTGCGAGTGGGGCGAAATCCGGTGAGAAAGCTGGGGCCGAAGGACCGGCTGGTCTACCCGTCGGTCAGGGCTCTGGAGCTCGGCGTAAAACCGGTGAACCTGGCGCGGGGAATAGCTGCAGCCCTGAAATTCGATTATGAGGAAGACCAAGAAGCCCGCAAGCTGCAGCAAATGTTAAGGGAGCAGGGGATAGATGTGGTTTTAAATAAAGTATGCGGTATCCCGGATGAAAGTCCGCTGAGAGATATTATAAAAGCGACTTTATAA
- a CDS encoding tryptophan transporter encodes MKLKDMILTSLLMAIGLVFHQITPPLVAGMKPDFLLTMLFVALFINPAPKNALLAGMVGGIFAALTTSFPGGQVANIADRIITAQVVALLIRRSRGVSLRIFVPLTGLVGTILSGTVFLLAAMMVMGALPAAFPVLFTAVVLPTAAINSVVTGILYGLVTATGKVVRKI; translated from the coding sequence ATGAAACTAAAGGATATGATCCTTACTTCCCTTTTGATGGCCATAGGCCTTGTGTTCCACCAGATAACGCCGCCTTTAGTGGCGGGTATGAAGCCGGATTTCCTGCTGACCATGCTCTTTGTGGCGCTTTTCATAAACCCGGCTCCTAAAAATGCGCTTTTGGCCGGCATGGTAGGGGGTATCTTTGCAGCGCTTACCACCAGTTTCCCCGGAGGCCAGGTGGCGAACATCGCCGATCGCATAATAACCGCCCAGGTGGTGGCACTGCTGATCAGGCGCAGCCGTGGCGTCAGCCTGCGCATCTTCGTCCCCCTCACCGGCCTTGTAGGTACCATCCTCAGCGGCACGGTTTTCCTTCTTGCGGCCATGATGGTGATGGGTGCCCTTCCTGCGGCCTTTCCAGTGCTGTTTACCGCCGTGGTACTGCCTACTGCGGCCATCAATTCGGTGGTGACCGGTATACTTTACGGGCTGGTTACGGCCACCGGGAAGGTAGTACGGAAAATTTAA
- a CDS encoding CC/Se motif family (seleno)protein, with amino-acid sequence MIKIEIDEKAKDFIREKNSDAITVKLERFGGGUAGCRYLPAVYVGAPSDENEYQVQEVDGIKVYISPFVDAQKGLRIYLSGFGMFKNLAVATPY; translated from the coding sequence ATGATCAAAATAGAAATAGATGAGAAGGCAAAGGATTTTATTCGGGAGAAAAACAGTGACGCCATAACCGTCAAGCTTGAGCGCTTCGGCGGCGGATGAGCGGGGTGCCGGTACCTGCCTGCCGTGTATGTAGGCGCTCCGTCGGATGAAAACGAATATCAGGTTCAGGAAGTCGATGGGATAAAGGTATATATAAGCCCCTTTGTCGATGCGCAAAAGGGCCTCAGGATTTACCTTTCCGGTTTTGGGATGTTCAAAAACCTGGCGGTGGCCACACCGTATTAA
- a CDS encoding BglG family transcription antiterminator — protein sequence MDLKRREREILKILLEGPTTTERIASLLGVSRRTVLRGLPELSEKLKSLGINLVKKAGTGVSLEGRKDSMEKLECLIERPSKRVEMTPDERQQLIILSLLEQKGPRKLYTFAREFNVTDATISNDLDKIEEILSRYGIKLLRRPGLGVWIEGHEKNIRALVTELFYENFDEAQLVRLIKDNLRCEIISGRGVRAQVKDRLLGLIDRNLVEEIEHALKEVVEESGLHLADSAYAGLLVHIALALERLKSGEIITMDEPFLANFKNTKEFDLARRLGSKLEAAFGISIPEGELGYITMHLLGAKLRMGDNLDELFLLDHRDAAQAAREILKEAGRELKKDLLEDGRVLEDLALHLKPALVRLKLGMEIRNPLLSQIKESYPRLMQVAGRAARLLEKRFGVTVPESEIGYIAMHIGAALEHGGGAERAGVVLVCPSGIGSARMLASRIKKELPELEVLEVVSALDLEKALEKHPDAEAVISTVPMEVSKAPVLLVSPLLNDDDVEKIRAYFRARRLKERESSGVVTGRGRPEERRELVFEILEEFVIEEVDADNLEELLDVLVEKIRKKPGITSAGRIKQDLYSREIKAGTAVPGLGLSVLHARTGGVEKPFLGLFRLKKSLKMKNMDGDTEEVKACLVMLLSPRPSPGEIEVMGRISAGLVEDPTLAGVLKSGSGEDVIKALLRILK from the coding sequence GTGGACTTAAAAAGACGCGAAAGGGAAATCCTGAAGATACTGCTTGAAGGACCGACCACGACCGAAAGGATTGCCTCCCTTTTAGGAGTCAGCAGGCGAACGGTCCTAAGAGGCCTGCCGGAGCTTTCGGAGAAGCTGAAGTCCCTTGGTATTAACCTGGTGAAAAAAGCGGGGACCGGAGTCAGCCTCGAGGGTCGCAAAGATTCCATGGAAAAATTGGAATGTTTGATAGAGCGGCCTTCAAAGCGGGTCGAGATGACCCCCGATGAAAGGCAGCAGCTTATTATACTTTCCCTGCTGGAGCAGAAGGGCCCCAGGAAGCTGTACACCTTCGCCAGGGAATTCAATGTGACCGATGCCACGATTAGCAACGATTTGGACAAAATAGAAGAAATCCTTTCGCGGTACGGTATAAAGCTCCTGCGAAGGCCGGGGCTGGGAGTGTGGATTGAGGGACACGAAAAGAACATCAGAGCCCTGGTAACGGAGCTTTTTTACGAGAACTTTGACGAGGCCCAGCTGGTCAGGCTTATAAAGGACAACCTCCGGTGCGAAATAATATCCGGCCGGGGCGTTAGGGCCCAGGTGAAAGATAGACTTCTCGGGCTCATTGACCGGAACCTGGTAGAGGAGATAGAACATGCCTTAAAAGAGGTGGTCGAAGAAAGCGGTTTGCACCTGGCGGACAGCGCCTACGCCGGCCTGCTGGTTCACATAGCCCTTGCCCTGGAGAGGTTAAAAAGCGGCGAAATCATAACGATGGATGAACCCTTCCTGGCAAACTTCAAAAATACTAAAGAATTCGACCTGGCCCGCCGGCTCGGTTCCAAATTGGAGGCTGCCTTCGGGATAAGTATCCCGGAAGGGGAACTGGGCTACATCACCATGCACCTTTTGGGGGCTAAGCTCCGGATGGGTGATAATTTGGACGAATTGTTCCTGCTGGATCACCGCGATGCAGCCCAAGCGGCAAGGGAAATTTTGAAAGAAGCGGGCCGGGAGCTGAAGAAGGACCTCCTGGAAGACGGTAGGGTCCTGGAAGACCTGGCGCTGCACCTGAAGCCAGCCCTGGTAAGGTTGAAACTGGGGATGGAAATCAGAAACCCGCTCCTTTCGCAGATAAAAGAAAGCTATCCGCGGCTCATGCAAGTGGCGGGACGGGCCGCCCGGCTGCTGGAGAAAAGGTTCGGCGTTACGGTGCCCGAATCGGAGATAGGTTACATCGCCATGCACATTGGAGCCGCTCTGGAGCACGGAGGGGGCGCCGAAAGGGCCGGTGTGGTGCTGGTCTGCCCCAGCGGCATAGGCAGCGCTAGAATGCTGGCCAGCCGCATAAAAAAGGAACTGCCCGAACTGGAAGTGCTGGAAGTAGTGTCGGCTCTGGACTTGGAAAAGGCCCTTGAAAAACACCCGGATGCCGAAGCGGTGATTTCCACGGTGCCCATGGAAGTTTCCAAAGCTCCGGTGCTGCTGGTGTCACCGCTTCTAAACGACGATGATGTGGAAAAAATCCGGGCTTACTTCAGGGCAAGGAGGCTGAAGGAGCGGGAAAGCTCCGGGGTGGTTACCGGCCGGGGAAGGCCGGAAGAAAGGCGGGAACTGGTATTTGAGATCCTGGAGGAATTCGTGATAGAGGAAGTCGATGCCGACAATTTGGAAGAACTGCTCGACGTCCTCGTGGAAAAAATTCGGAAAAAGCCGGGCATAACTTCTGCAGGCCGGATAAAACAGGACCTTTATTCCAGGGAGATAAAAGCCGGGACTGCGGTCCCCGGCCTGGGGCTTTCGGTGCTCCACGCTAGGACCGGCGGGGTGGAAAAACCCTTTTTGGGGCTTTTTCGCCTGAAAAAATCCCTCAAAATGAAAAACATGGATGGGGATACCGAAGAAGTGAAGGCGTGCCTGGTAATGCTCCTTTCCCCGAGACCATCTCCCGGAGAAATAGAAGTCATGGGGCGCATAAGCGCGGGGCTGGTGGAAGACCCGACCCTGGCGGGCGTTCTAAAAAGTGGTTCCGGCGAAGATGTAATAAAGGCACTGCTTCGGATTTTAAAGTAA
- a CDS encoding RNA polymerase sigma factor, with protein sequence MSNEILEKLFASKMKIIYKYLVKIGCSHDDAEDIVQDTLLQAIIHLEVLDPDKIVSWLFK encoded by the coding sequence ATGAGTAATGAAATATTAGAAAAACTGTTTGCAAGCAAAATGAAAATTATTTACAAATACCTCGTTAAGATAGGTTGTAGTCACGATGATGCAGAAGATATCGTGCAGGATACCCTTTTGCAAGCCATTATTCACCTGGAGGTTCTTGACCCAGATAAAATCGTTTCATGGCTTTTTAAGTAG
- a CDS encoding helix-turn-helix domain-containing protein encodes MIDGKLIRNIRRKRNMSLQELARRADLSVSYLSEIERGIKQPSLETIEKMANALNISKNALFGAEPTENRNSRSIGEKIALLRQEKGISLSELAEKAGISATYLCQIEKGNALPSLSTLKALAEALCMTAQDLMVATSHVGYKIKKIRQERGLTQVELAKKAGVSTGLIGQIESGRVEPSLKTLEKIAHALSLSPCYFVTDDDEIASLLRPMNPELKRLLVDPKVRSFLEMVADCTPEEFEFIMKFIQLYKEHRSAD; translated from the coding sequence ATGATCGACGGGAAACTTATTCGGAACATCCGGCGAAAAAGGAATATGTCCCTCCAGGAACTGGCCCGGCGGGCGGATCTGTCGGTCTCCTATTTGAGCGAAATAGAAAGGGGCATAAAACAGCCTTCCCTGGAGACCATCGAAAAAATGGCCAATGCCCTTAATATATCGAAAAACGCTCTCTTCGGGGCGGAACCCACCGAGAACCGCAATAGCAGATCGATAGGGGAAAAGATAGCCCTCCTTCGCCAGGAAAAGGGCATTTCGCTCTCGGAACTGGCCGAGAAGGCGGGCATCTCGGCGACGTATCTTTGCCAGATCGAAAAGGGAAACGCCCTGCCGTCGCTCTCAACCCTCAAAGCCTTAGCTGAGGCCCTGTGCATGACCGCTCAGGACCTCATGGTGGCGACTTCCCACGTAGGCTATAAGATAAAGAAGATCCGCCAGGAGCGAGGCCTCACCCAGGTAGAGCTGGCAAAGAAGGCCGGAGTTTCCACCGGCCTCATCGGCCAGATCGAAAGCGGAAGGGTCGAACCCTCCCTAAAAACTCTGGAAAAGATAGCCCACGCCCTTTCGCTTTCGCCCTGCTATTTCGTCACCGATGACGATGAAATAGCATCGCTTTTAAGACCCATGAACCCGGAACTTAAGCGGCTTTTGGTGGACCCCAAAGTGAGATCCTTCCTGGAGATGGTGGCCGACTGCACCCCGGAGGAGTTCGAATTTATAATGAAATTCATACAGCTTTACAAGGAACACCGGAGTGCGGATTAA
- a CDS encoding PTS sugar transporter subunit IIA, translating to MAFNWFKKRKENEKKEELLTEGSIVIGARARDKYEAIEIVGGLLVKEGRVEPAYIDAMKQREDMLTTYIGNGIAIPHGVGDAKEKIKKSGLAVAQFPEGVDFGEGDKAYIVIGIAAKGEEHLDILANIASACEDEKRVKKLVESKDPREILRLLTEGFAR from the coding sequence GTGGCATTCAACTGGTTTAAAAAAAGAAAAGAAAACGAAAAAAAGGAAGAGTTACTGACGGAGGGCTCTATAGTGATAGGTGCCAGGGCCCGGGATAAATACGAGGCCATAGAAATAGTCGGCGGCCTCCTGGTCAAGGAGGGGCGGGTGGAACCGGCTTATATAGACGCCATGAAGCAGCGGGAGGATATGCTGACGACCTATATAGGCAACGGTATCGCTATTCCTCACGGAGTCGGTGACGCCAAAGAAAAGATTAAAAAAAGCGGGCTCGCAGTAGCCCAGTTCCCCGAAGGGGTCGACTTCGGAGAAGGCGATAAGGCGTATATCGTCATAGGTATCGCAGCAAAGGGAGAAGAACACCTGGATATACTGGCGAACATAGCCTCGGCCTGCGAAGACGAAAAGAGGGTTAAAAAACTCGTGGAAAGTAAGGACCCGCGGGAAATTCTCCGGCTGCTGACGGAGGGGTTTGCAAGATGA
- a CDS encoding metal ABC transporter substrate-binding protein — protein sequence MKGKGVTAVFLSLLVIVLTLSACSFNTDTPASPHGQEKIRVYTTIYPLYDFALKIAGGRAEVVNVTPAGVEAHDFEPSPRTVADIYEADVFIYLGGPMDPWAEKIAKQLAEKGVVAVAAAEGLLGDEDHENEGDRDRDRDHDHDRGPDPHVWLDPVISKTLAERIAQALIAADGENADHYRQNFEVLKARLDDLDKKFREAFSGVKKRDFVVNHDAFGYLARRYNLNQIAIRGLSPQQEPSPRKLAELARICREKDIKYIFFETAAGSKLAETLAREVGAGTLVLNPIESMTEDEMKAGEDYFSAMEKNLENLKKALAE from the coding sequence TTGAAGGGCAAAGGGGTAACCGCGGTTTTTTTGTCCCTGCTGGTGATAGTTTTAACGCTTTCGGCATGTTCTTTTAACACCGATACCCCGGCATCGCCCCATGGGCAGGAGAAAATCAGGGTATATACCACCATTTACCCCCTTTACGACTTCGCCTTGAAGATCGCCGGAGGTCGAGCCGAGGTGGTAAACGTAACTCCCGCCGGGGTTGAAGCCCACGACTTTGAGCCGTCTCCCAGGACGGTAGCGGATATTTACGAAGCGGATGTATTCATCTATCTTGGAGGACCTATGGACCCCTGGGCCGAAAAAATCGCAAAACAGCTGGCCGAAAAGGGCGTCGTTGCCGTTGCGGCCGCCGAAGGACTTTTAGGTGATGAAGATCATGAAAATGAAGGGGACAGGGACAGGGACCGGGACCATGACCATGACCGTGGTCCGGACCCCCACGTCTGGTTGGATCCCGTTATTTCTAAAACGCTGGCCGAAAGGATAGCACAAGCTCTGATTGCCGCCGACGGGGAAAACGCCGACCATTACAGGCAAAACTTCGAAGTGCTGAAAGCCCGGCTTGACGATCTTGATAAAAAGTTCCGGGAGGCTTTTTCGGGTGTAAAAAAGCGCGATTTCGTGGTGAACCACGACGCCTTCGGGTATCTGGCCCGGCGATATAATCTCAACCAGATCGCCATCAGGGGGCTTTCACCCCAGCAGGAGCCTTCTCCGAGAAAGCTTGCCGAGCTTGCCCGGATTTGCCGGGAAAAGGACATAAAGTATATATTTTTTGAGACGGCTGCCGGTTCCAAATTGGCCGAAACCCTGGCCCGGGAGGTCGGAGCCGGGACCTTAGTTCTCAATCCCATCGAGAGTATGACGGAAGACGAAATGAAAGCCGGAGAAGACTACTTTTCCGCTATGGAAAAGAACCTGGAAAACCTGAAAAAAGCCCTGGCGGAATAA
- a CDS encoding sigma-70 family RNA polymerase sigma factor, whose protein sequence is METEGILENMPAVDCLPENYILDGEKKKQVYRVLEELNPIYKNLLVLKYEVGLSYREIAEVLDINEQTVKTYIYRAKQKFKDAWRELNHER, encoded by the coding sequence ATGGAAACCGAGGGTATTTTAGAAAATATGCCGGCTGTAGATTGCCTTCCTGAAAATTATATTTTGGACGGTGAGAAGAAGAAACAGGTCTACCGGGTGCTGGAAGAATTAAATCCGATATATAAAAACCTATTGGTTTTAAAGTATGAAGTAGGACTTTCCTATCGGGAAATAGCAGAGGTTCTGGACATTAATGAGCAAACAGTGAAAACCTACATTTACAGGGCCAAACAAAAATTCAAGGATGCCTGGAGGGAGTTAAACCATGAACGATGA
- a CDS encoding metal ABC transporter ATP-binding protein: protein MKEENKKTPVVELQNVTFSYNGPPVLEGVSLRVERGDFMALIGPNGAAKSTLMKIMVGLLTPNRGTVRLFGEDIRKFRQWYRIGYVPQQGGHVNLAFPATVEEAVASGLYGGFMKFFKGQEIDKAVREAMATVGIEHLARSLLGELSGGQRQKVFLARSLVKKPEALFLDEPTAGIDPESQEEFYSLLKNLNELHGITVVMITHDIGMAYDRATRIGCVGSRKVDVHENIKDITEDHIAEVMGYRIKKKRH, encoded by the coding sequence ATGAAAGAGGAAAATAAGAAAACTCCCGTAGTCGAGCTTCAGAATGTAACCTTTTCCTATAACGGCCCGCCGGTGCTGGAAGGGGTGAGCCTCCGGGTGGAAAGGGGCGACTTTATGGCCCTCATAGGCCCCAACGGTGCCGCAAAATCCACCCTGATGAAGATCATGGTGGGACTTTTGACCCCTAATCGAGGTACGGTAAGGCTCTTCGGTGAGGATATACGGAAATTCAGGCAATGGTATAGAATTGGCTACGTGCCCCAGCAGGGAGGGCATGTTAACCTCGCCTTCCCCGCAACGGTAGAGGAAGCGGTGGCTTCGGGACTTTACGGCGGATTTATGAAGTTTTTTAAAGGGCAGGAAATCGATAAGGCTGTAAGGGAGGCCATGGCAACGGTCGGCATCGAACACCTGGCCCGCAGCCTTCTCGGGGAACTTTCCGGGGGTCAAAGGCAGAAGGTGTTCCTTGCCAGGAGCCTGGTAAAAAAACCGGAAGCTCTTTTTCTAGATGAACCTACCGCCGGAATAGACCCGGAATCCCAGGAGGAATTTTACAGCCTCCTGAAGAATCTAAATGAACTTCACGGCATAACGGTAGTAATGATAACTCACGATATAGGTATGGCCTACGACAGGGCCACCAGGATAGGGTGTGTGGGCTCAAGGAAGGTTGACGTACACGAAAACATAAAGGATATCACCGAAGACCATATAGCCGAAGTGATGGGCTACAGAATAAAAAAGAAGCGCCATTAA
- a CDS encoding metal ABC transporter permease, producing the protein MEIFSYSFMVRAFIAGVIAAVLTSTIGVFVVLRRMSIVGDSLSHASLAGVAAGMLFGFYPFYGALLFSVLAALLIEVMRATFKSYAEVAMAVVMSAGMGTAVVLISLGKSFNADLFSYLFGSLMAVTPGDIKVISVLGLFVTASIILLRRELFAVTFDEDTARLSGVPVRAVNIYFSVITALTVALSVRVVGTLLVSALIVIPAAVSLQLARSFRSAFFISNIVAIFSVVVGLYISFYLDLAPGGTIVLIATSVLFLVLLLKKGVGKGWNWKIC; encoded by the coding sequence ATGGAGATATTCTCGTATTCCTTCATGGTCAGGGCGTTTATCGCGGGGGTAATCGCCGCCGTCCTTACCTCCACCATCGGGGTATTCGTAGTGCTGAGGCGAATGTCAATCGTGGGCGACAGCCTTTCTCATGCCTCCCTGGCCGGAGTAGCCGCCGGGATGCTCTTCGGTTTTTACCCCTTTTACGGTGCACTGCTGTTCTCCGTCCTGGCCGCACTTCTCATCGAGGTAATGAGGGCCACCTTTAAAAGCTACGCCGAAGTCGCCATGGCGGTGGTGATGTCGGCCGGCATGGGGACCGCGGTGGTGCTGATAAGCCTAGGAAAATCCTTCAATGCGGACCTTTTCTCGTACCTCTTCGGCAGCCTGATGGCCGTGACGCCGGGAGACATAAAAGTTATATCGGTCCTGGGGCTTTTTGTGACAGCCTCCATAATACTCCTTCGCCGGGAGCTCTTTGCCGTCACCTTCGACGAGGATACAGCCCGCCTTTCGGGCGTACCGGTGCGGGCGGTAAATATCTACTTTTCGGTGATTACGGCACTGACGGTGGCTCTATCGGTGAGGGTGGTGGGTACCTTGCTGGTATCGGCCCTCATAGTGATACCCGCTGCAGTGAGCCTTCAGCTGGCCAGGAGCTTTAGATCGGCCTTTTTCATATCGAATATAGTGGCCATTTTCTCGGTGGTCGTGGGGCTTTATATCTCCTTTTACCTGGACCTGGCGCCCGGAGGGACCATCGTCCTTATCGCTACTTCGGTGCTGTTCCTGGTTCTTTTGCTTAAAAAGGGGGTCGGTAAGGGATGGAACTGGAAAATCTGCTGA
- the trxA gene encoding thioredoxin, translating to MKPLTLTDDNFEQEVLKSDVPVLVDFWAPWCGPCRMMAPVIDELAAEYEGKIKVGKLNVDENPNSAAAYGVMSIPTLILFKDGQPDKKLIGFRPKREIIAELGI from the coding sequence ATGAAACCCCTTACTCTGACCGATGATAATTTTGAACAGGAAGTTTTGAAATCCGACGTACCGGTGCTCGTGGACTTTTGGGCGCCCTGGTGCGGCCCCTGCCGCATGATGGCTCCCGTTATTGATGAGCTGGCTGCCGAATACGAAGGCAAGATCAAAGTAGGAAAGCTGAATGTGGATGAAAATCCGAACAGCGCGGCAGCTTACGGAGTCATGAGCATCCCGACACTCATACTCTTCAAGGACGGCCAACCGGACAAGAAGCTGATAGGCTTCAGGCCGAAAAGGGAAATAATCGCCGAACTCGGCATATAA
- a CDS encoding sigma factor regulator N-terminal domain-containing protein, whose amino-acid sequence MNDEKKLADIFDFNNSKIKKVLQKAKVLTLLRTVAVSLFVFLLLSAAIVIINAVMLNRIGNNELTNELIFDLVARPNTYMSQYQNNDGFLTGELEYVTHRIVGQQAGI is encoded by the coding sequence ATGAACGATGAGAAAAAATTGGCGGATATATTTGATTTTAACAACAGTAAAATCAAAAAGGTGTTACAGAAGGCTAAGGTACTTACTTTACTCAGGACGGTTGCTGTCAGTTTGTTTGTCTTTTTACTATTGAGTGCAGCAATTGTCATTATCAACGCGGTGATGTTAAACCGTATTGGCAATAATGAATTGACAAATGAACTTATTTTTGATTTGGTGGCAAGGCCGAATACATACATGAGTCAGTATCAGAACAATGACGGTTTCCTTACAGGAGAGTTAGAATATGTTACTCACAGGATTGTCGGGCAACAGGCCGGTATATAA